The window GGCATGGTCGCAGCCTCCATGGGGCCCTCCGCGGGCGGCAGCATCACCACGAAGTCGGGGTCGAGGCCCCGCAGCCGTACATCGACCGAACCGGGTGCGAGCTCCCGGGTGACCTCCCCCATCGCGGCGGACAGCACATTGAGCATCGTCAGCCGGGTCGCCGACTCGAGGGGAGCCGTCAGCCGCTCGGCCAGCTCGCGTGCATCTTGTCCGCCGGCCTCGGCGGCCACCGCGAGTTCACGGCGAAGCGAGTCGACATACGGGGTGAGGTCCATGACGTCATCATGGCACCACAGTGGCGCCATGCGCAAGTCCGAATGACGCCTCGTATGAGGTGAGCGCAGGCCGGGCGTTGTTTCCGGGCTGGCGCCATGGGGCGTTCGCCCCCGTCGTGAGAGGGGGAGCGGCGCTGATCACGCGCCTTCAGCTGCCTGTTCGTGGCTCCAGGCGTGAGCCCCGGTCGACTCGCCGCTGAAGTGCGCAACGGGCGCGTACGCGGAGAGGTCGTCCGACCTGCCGATTTACCGCCCCTTCTGCGTCGTGGCACCACTTCGAACATCAGTGGCACCGCTTCGGGCTCGTGTTGGTGCCAAATGTGTGCCATCATGGCATCATCGGTGGTGCGCCATTCGGCTTCCGAGGCCGGGATGCGCGTTTTCGCGGGATGACTGATCGAAGAGGTGGGGACGATGGAGACAGCACAGAGTCAGCAGCACGCGGCACCTGGCGCCTTCGTCGCCTTCGCTCGCTTCGTGCTCTGCGGCGGCGGAGTGGGACTCGCGTCCAGCTTCGCCGTGGCGGCCCTGGCCTCCTGCGTTCCATGGGCCCTGGCCAACGCCGCGGTCACCGTGGCTTCCACGCTTCTCGCCACCGAGCTGCACGCCCGCTTCACCTTCCGCGCAGGCAGTCGCGCGACCTGGCGCCAGCACGCACAGTCGACCGGCTCTGCCGCAGCCGCGTACGCGGTGACCTGCGCGGCCATGCTCGTCCTGCAACTGCTGGTGGCGGCGCCCGGCGCGGTGGTCGAGCAGGTCGTCTACCTGTCCGCCTCCGCCCTCACCGGCATCGTGCGGTTCGCAGTGCTGCGCCTCGTCGTCTTCGCGCGGAACCGTCCGCGGACCGCGGCCACCACCCGCACCACCCTTCCCGCGCCCGCGGCCGTGGCCCGTGCCACGGCACCGGCCGACCCGGCGGTTCTCTGCCACGCCGCCTGACCGCTTCGCCACGCGGATCGCGGCCGAGAACTCCGTCCCGCACCGGCCCGACGCCGAGCCGGGCCCAACAGATGTGAAGGAGCAACAACATGCCCATCAACCTTTCTGACCAGGTGCAGGACCATGCGCAGGACCAGGTGCAGGATCGCCCGGAGCTGTGGAGGGCGATCGAGGAGATCGCCGAGTCGGGCTTCGTCGGGGTGCAGCTGCGGGTGAACGACGAGCAAGGCGAGTGGGTCGGCAGCGCCGGGACCCGTGAGCTGGGCCGGAGCGCCAAGCCGCCGGCCGACGGTCACTTCCGTACCGGCAGCACGACCAAGAACTTCATCGCGACCACGGTGCTCATGCTGGTGGCCGAGGGCAGGATCGGCCTGGACGCCCCGGTCGACGCCTACCTGACCGAGTTCGGGCTCGACCGGCGCATCACGGTGCGGATGCTGCTGCAGCACACCAGCGGGATCTTCAACCACACCGGCGAGCTCTACGAGGACGGCACGATCGTGCTGGGCGTCCCCTGGCAGGGCAAGGAGTGGGTGGACAACCGATTCCACACGTACCTGCCCGAAGAGCTGGTACGGCTGTCGCTGTCCAAGCCGGCGCGGTTCGAACCCGGGACGGGCTGGAGCTACGCCAACACCAACTACGTACTGGCCCGGCTGGTGATCGAGAGGGTCACCGGCCGCTCGTTCGCCGAGGAGTTGCAGCGGCTGATCCTTGGGCCGCTGGGGATGACCGGCACCGTGGCGCCGGGCGCCTCGTCGGACATTCCCGAGCCGCACAACCACGGCTACTACCGCTACGAAGACGCCGGGCAGGAGAAGACGATCGATGTCACCCGGCACAACCCCACCTGGGTATCGGCCGGTGGCGACATGATCTCGACCACCCAGGACCTGCACACGTACTTCTCCGCGCTGATGGGCGGCAAGCTTCTGCCGGCCGCGCTGCTGGCCGAGATGCGCAGGCCGGAGGCCACGTTCGGCTACGGCCTGGGGGTGTTCGCGCAGGACATGGGACCGGGCGGCGGTACCGTCTTCCACCACAACGGCGCCACCATGGGCTCGGCGGCGCTGATGTACAGCACCGCCGACGGCAGCAAGACCCTGACTGCCGGACTGACCTATGTGGGCGATGCCGACCTGTCGATCGCACCGGCGTTCCAGGACGCCCAGCAGAAGCTCGTCAACGAGGTGTTCGGCGGCCGGCAGGCCGATCTGTCCCGGCCGGCGGCCTGAACATGGGTGACCCGTGCGCCTTGAGGTCAGGGGGTGCGGGGCAAGGCGGCCCAGGACACCGGAGTGCAGGGGATGCGGTCTCGGTGCCAGGTGGCACGGGACGGTTCGGCCGGGACCGGGCCGGAGCCGGCGGCCGCCTGGGCAAGGGCAAGGACGGCGGCGGTGACGGCGGCCAGCTCCTCCCGGGAGGGGGCGCCGCGCACGACGATGGCCATCGGCGTGCGGGTCCCCGCCGACACGACCGCCGCTGTGGACCTCCTGGTTTCTGTCGGTGTCATGGGGCTGCCTCCCACATGGGCGCTTCTCGGGGCCGGTCAGTAGCGGTAGTGGTCGGACTTGTACGGGCCGTCGACCTCGACACCGATGTACGAGGCCTGCT is drawn from Streptomyces sp. NBC_00464 and contains these coding sequences:
- a CDS encoding serine hydrolase domain-containing protein; the encoded protein is MPINLSDQVQDHAQDQVQDRPELWRAIEEIAESGFVGVQLRVNDEQGEWVGSAGTRELGRSAKPPADGHFRTGSTTKNFIATTVLMLVAEGRIGLDAPVDAYLTEFGLDRRITVRMLLQHTSGIFNHTGELYEDGTIVLGVPWQGKEWVDNRFHTYLPEELVRLSLSKPARFEPGTGWSYANTNYVLARLVIERVTGRSFAEELQRLILGPLGMTGTVAPGASSDIPEPHNHGYYRYEDAGQEKTIDVTRHNPTWVSAGGDMISTTQDLHTYFSALMGGKLLPAALLAEMRRPEATFGYGLGVFAQDMGPGGGTVFHHNGATMGSAALMYSTADGSKTLTAGLTYVGDADLSIAPAFQDAQQKLVNEVFGGRQADLSRPAA
- a CDS encoding acyl-CoA carboxylase epsilon subunit, which encodes MTPTETRRSTAAVVSAGTRTPMAIVVRGAPSREELAAVTAAVLALAQAAAGSGPVPAEPSRATWHRDRIPCTPVSWAALPRTP